A genome region from Paenibacillus sp. includes the following:
- a CDS encoding CdaR family protein: MDNWLRHNNVIRVVAVVVGILLWVIVRLDLQNSSGPTQPTTVSQTYTNVGVQVVGLDEERYTLLSYEPARVSLTVVGTASALRRVDINDYRVVLNLTDIAAGEHQVSLTPEGFPNNVQVVLDPPNVTVTIDEKERKEVPVSIQTVGSPADGYTAGEAIAQPNRVNVTVISSEADRVAGVVGTIDIAGATASVKQQVKLVAIDQDGQELDVAVTPAVVDVEVPITSPFKTMPLQIALVGNTPAGYAVASFEQSASEVTVFAPQAFLNSLEFYDGLRIDLSQLTETTTFEFDIAPKQGVERVEPAKVTAKVTVVPAVVQTLPGVPVTLNGGSANYEYRIVDPTAGELDVPVEGAPGVIEKLSPRDVRAIVDVSNLAPGMYELPIDYSLPSFVETADGASSIVRVEVAPKSDAASADPAAPLDDGSVEGGDAVGPGEEPAAPSEPEAE; the protein is encoded by the coding sequence ATGGATAATTGGTTGCGGCATAACAACGTCATCCGCGTCGTGGCCGTCGTGGTCGGCATCCTGCTGTGGGTCATCGTGCGGCTCGATTTGCAAAACTCCTCGGGGCCGACGCAGCCGACGACCGTTTCGCAAACGTATACGAACGTGGGCGTGCAGGTCGTGGGGCTGGACGAGGAGCGATATACGCTGCTGTCGTACGAGCCTGCGAGGGTGTCGTTAACCGTCGTCGGCACGGCGTCCGCGCTGCGGCGCGTCGACATTAACGATTATCGCGTCGTGCTGAATTTGACGGACATCGCGGCGGGCGAACATCAGGTGTCGCTGACGCCCGAAGGATTCCCGAACAATGTCCAAGTCGTGCTCGATCCGCCGAACGTGACGGTGACCATCGACGAGAAGGAACGGAAGGAAGTGCCCGTGTCGATCCAGACAGTCGGCTCGCCGGCCGACGGTTATACGGCGGGCGAAGCGATCGCGCAGCCGAACCGAGTGAACGTGACCGTGATCAGCAGCGAAGCGGATCGGGTGGCGGGCGTCGTCGGCACGATCGATATCGCCGGCGCGACCGCTTCCGTGAAGCAGCAGGTGAAGCTCGTCGCGATCGATCAGGACGGGCAAGAGCTGGACGTGGCCGTGACGCCTGCGGTCGTCGACGTCGAGGTGCCGATCACGAGCCCGTTCAAGACGATGCCGCTGCAGATCGCGCTCGTCGGGAACACGCCGGCCGGCTACGCCGTCGCTTCGTTCGAGCAGAGCGCTTCGGAAGTGACCGTATTCGCGCCGCAGGCGTTCCTTAACTCGCTCGAGTTTTACGACGGGCTGCGGATCGATCTGTCGCAGCTGACGGAGACGACGACGTTCGAATTCGATATCGCGCCGAAGCAAGGTGTGGAGCGCGTCGAGCCGGCGAAGGTGACGGCGAAGGTGACGGTCGTGCCGGCCGTCGTCCAGACGCTGCCCGGCGTTCCGGTGACGCTGAACGGCGGCAGCGCGAATTACGAGTACCGCATCGTCGACCCGACGGCCGGAGAGCTGGACGTCCCGGTTGAGGGCGCTCCCGGCGTTATCGAGAAATTGTCGCCCCGGGACGTCCGAGCGATCGTCGACGTGAGCAATTTGGCGCCGGGGATGTACGAGCTGCCGATCGACTACAGCTTGCCGTCGTTCGTCGAAACGGCGGACGGCGCGTCATCGATCGTTCGCGTGGAAGTTGCGCCGAAGAGCGACGCCGCGTCGGCGGACCCTGCCGCGCCTCTGGACGACGGCTCCGTAGAGGGCGGCGACGCCGTCGGTCCCGGAGAGGAGCCGGCGGCGCCGTCGGAGCCTGAAGCGGAATAG